The proteins below are encoded in one region of Bacteroides uniformis:
- a CDS encoding DUF6808 domain-containing protein, translating into MKRLPWILVALLAVACVAAWLRPHEQPPAEVRVETKIKTVVRVDTMLISAPMAVFWRFVPDDTTRIGDTLLHRRQVVYSDSSYRAVVSGYVDPRLDSLQVFPKTVYQTVTNDIYHPVAIKSKKKRWGFGLQAGYGPGGWYVGAGVSYNLWQW; encoded by the coding sequence ATGAAACGGTTGCCTTGGATATTGGTTGCGCTGCTGGCGGTTGCTTGTGTGGCGGCTTGGCTTCGCCCGCATGAGCAGCCTCCGGCTGAAGTTCGTGTAGAAACGAAGATAAAGACGGTTGTCAGGGTAGATACGATGCTTATCTCTGCGCCGATGGCTGTGTTCTGGCGTTTCGTGCCGGATGATACGACACGGATAGGTGATACCTTGCTTCATCGCCGACAAGTAGTGTATTCAGACAGCTCGTATCGGGCTGTGGTGAGCGGATATGTAGACCCTCGGCTGGATAGTTTACAGGTATTTCCTAAGACGGTGTATCAGACGGTGACGAATGATATATACCATCCAGTCGCCATCAAGTCGAAGAAGAAGCGGTGGGGATTTGGCTTGCAGGCTGGGTATGGCCCGGGTGGATGGTATGTCGGTGCCGGAGTGAGTTATAATTTGTGGCAATGGTAA
- a CDS encoding TIR domain-containing protein has protein sequence MAFLQDVFKDSGVPTYTFVEPNEYIKIVVTLSTKGRCLVVEGPSGIGKTTCVLKALEYLGMGDSIQLLTPRKKKDILSIEKILDNNENIGTVIIDDFHLLSIENKNRLSDLMKTIADEDREDVKLVLIGINRAGDSLVSLAPDLNNRITTVKFEVNPDSKILELIEKGEVALNARIKYREQIVRRSNGSFHIAQLICKELCIIERVIMTQDNKKELNTDINYVVDKIMTDLSRVFEVKAREFAIGSRLRSSGRAPYFHLLYWLSESKDWTIRMADIYLKYPTHKASISQVADKGFLYKLINNSENIKSVIHYDEYSKVLTVEDPKFMFYLQNLDWTDFVKRIGFSKINFDKKYDFALSFAGEVRSIVAELAILLFEEHECSVFYDFNEQHKIIGEDLTDYFEPIYKSDAEFIIVFLDRNYPRKLWTNFESDKFKERFGEHAVIPIIFKGCEPTQFDKLANIGYLSFDPEKEQSEQIKSIADIIVKKLDEKRRNEPS, from the coding sequence ATGGCTTTTTTACAAGATGTATTTAAGGATTCTGGAGTTCCAACATATACTTTTGTCGAACCCAATGAATATATTAAAATTGTTGTGACTTTGAGTACTAAAGGTAGATGTTTAGTTGTAGAAGGTCCTTCTGGTATCGGTAAGACTACTTGTGTTTTAAAAGCGCTTGAATACTTAGGTATGGGAGATTCAATCCAATTGTTAACTCCTCGGAAAAAGAAAGATATATTATCAATAGAAAAAATATTGGATAATAATGAGAATATTGGAACTGTCATAATTGATGATTTTCATTTGTTATCCATAGAAAATAAGAATAGATTATCAGACTTAATGAAAACTATTGCAGATGAAGATAGAGAAGATGTAAAACTTGTCTTAATTGGAATCAATAGAGCAGGCGATAGTTTGGTTAGTTTGGCTCCCGATTTAAATAATAGAATTACAACTGTTAAGTTTGAAGTGAATCCAGATTCTAAAATATTAGAACTAATTGAAAAGGGAGAAGTGGCTCTTAATGCTAGAATAAAATATAGAGAACAAATTGTAAGAAGGTCGAATGGAAGTTTTCATATAGCTCAACTTATCTGTAAGGAACTTTGTATTATCGAAAGAGTTATAATGACGCAGGATAATAAAAAGGAGCTAAATACTGATATAAATTATGTTGTTGATAAGATAATGACTGATTTATCTCGAGTTTTTGAAGTAAAGGCTAGAGAGTTTGCAATTGGTTCTAGATTACGAAGTAGTGGTCGGGCACCTTATTTTCATCTCCTTTATTGGCTTTCTGAGTCTAAAGATTGGACAATTAGAATGGCTGATATTTATTTAAAATATCCTACTCATAAAGCTAGTATTTCTCAAGTAGCAGATAAGGGCTTTTTGTATAAGCTAATCAATAACAGTGAGAACATAAAGTCCGTTATTCATTATGATGAATATTCAAAAGTATTAACTGTTGAAGACCCTAAATTCATGTTTTATTTGCAAAATCTGGACTGGACAGATTTTGTTAAACGAATAGGCTTTAGTAAAATCAATTTTGATAAAAAATACGATTTTGCTTTATCTTTTGCTGGAGAAGTACGAAGTATTGTAGCTGAATTGGCTATATTATTATTTGAGGAACATGAGTGTTCTGTTTTTTATGATTTTAATGAGCAGCACAAAATTATTGGAGAAGATTTAACTGATTATTTTGAACCAATATATAAGTCTGATGCTGAGTTTATTATTGTTTTTCTAGATAGGAATTATCCTCGGAAACTATGGACTAATTTTGAATCGGACAAGTTCAAGGAAAGGTTCGGTGAGCATGCTGTGATTCCTATAATTTTTAAAGGATGTGAGCCTACTCAGTTCGACAAGTTGGCTAACATTGGCTATCTTTCATTTGATCCAGAAAAAGAGCAGAGTGAGCAAATAAAAAGTATTGCAGATATAATTGTTAAAAAATTAGATGAAAAAAGAAGAAATGAACCATCCTGA
- a CDS encoding site-specific integrase: MTTVKAFIRTGKKDKEVNIRFRLSDGRNVQLFHKSDIMVSPTLWDAKTEKYKAKSIIKLDIRTSFNTSIEERKNLILSIYGSNKELTSEKLEILIDQHLHPEKYNISSEEESMCSMFQRYVDGWLNAGVIGPGRKKHYDVVIRELTRFLIINGIDGLPVNEFNKEHILNFRDFLRKEYTLVEKFPELYAEMNKRNIPSKERSQNTIAEKLLLLQAFMVELESNDVIPVSPFRKIGKEKESIMKQQYDEPFFLTKTEFNEVVHKECPETLQRVKDVFVVQCCFGCRIGDFRRFTFDNISIEEGIPYIHYLPQKTHKDGLIRTEIKTPIIRIAYNIIMKYKGRLPSNALLPYYPDGNGETGYNYQIKKLLEYCEISRKVAMFSAALGTNEYKSIYEIASSKLARKTHVDLMNKVQIDKYAAGLHAKGSGAVDRYTGLGIKERFILMCAAFGCNQYEVDDDLSVME, translated from the coding sequence ATGACTACAGTAAAAGCATTTATAAGAACTGGGAAGAAAGATAAAGAGGTAAATATCAGATTTCGATTATCTGATGGACGCAATGTACAGTTATTCCACAAATCAGATATTATGGTCTCTCCTACTCTTTGGGATGCCAAGACTGAAAAATATAAGGCTAAAAGTATTATAAAGTTAGACATAAGAACATCATTTAATACATCTATTGAAGAACGGAAGAATCTAATTTTATCCATTTATGGGAGCAACAAAGAATTAACCAGTGAAAAACTGGAAATCTTAATAGACCAGCACTTACATCCTGAAAAATATAACATCAGCAGTGAAGAGGAATCCATGTGTAGTATGTTCCAACGCTATGTTGACGGATGGCTAAATGCAGGTGTAATAGGTCCTGGCAGAAAGAAACATTACGATGTAGTGATAAGGGAACTGACTCGATTCCTCATTATCAATGGCATTGACGGGTTGCCGGTCAATGAATTCAATAAGGAACATATTCTAAATTTTCGTGATTTTCTACGCAAAGAATACACTCTGGTTGAAAAATTTCCAGAACTGTACGCAGAAATGAATAAGCGGAATATACCATCAAAGGAAAGAAGCCAGAATACAATTGCTGAGAAACTATTATTATTACAAGCATTTATGGTGGAGCTTGAAAGTAATGATGTTATTCCCGTATCTCCTTTCCGGAAGATAGGAAAAGAAAAAGAGTCCATTATGAAGCAACAATATGACGAGCCTTTCTTTCTCACCAAAACAGAATTCAATGAAGTAGTCCACAAAGAATGTCCCGAAACATTGCAGCGAGTAAAAGATGTATTCGTTGTTCAATGTTGTTTCGGTTGCCGTATAGGTGATTTCAGACGATTCACTTTTGATAATATCAGCATTGAAGAAGGAATACCTTACATTCATTATTTACCTCAAAAAACGCACAAGGATGGACTTATACGCACTGAGATAAAAACTCCCATCATTCGTATTGCTTATAATATTATTATGAAGTATAAAGGTAGGCTACCAAGCAATGCTTTGTTACCCTATTATCCTGATGGCAATGGTGAAACCGGGTACAATTATCAAATAAAAAAACTACTTGAATACTGTGAGATTAGCCGGAAAGTGGCAATGTTTAGTGCGGCATTGGGAACAAATGAGTACAAATCCATATATGAGATTGCAAGCAGTAAACTTGCCCGTAAAACTCATGTAGATTTAATGAATAAAGTTCAGATAGATAAATACGCAGCAGGACTTCATGCAAAAGGCAGCGGAGCTGTAGACAGATATACCGGATTAGGTATAAAAGAACGTTTTATTTTAATGTGTGCGGCTTTTGGCTGTAATCAGTATGAAGTTGACGATGATTTATCTGTAATGGAATAG